The following is a genomic window from Desulfovibrio desulfuricans DSM 642.
CGGAACCGATTGCAGCTTTAATACCGTTTTCATTATCTTCAACGATGAGGCATTCGTCAGGATCCAGGCCAAGCCTTTTCATTGCCGTGCTATAGATTTCTGGCGATGGCTTTGCCTTGGCAACATCCTCATTTGAAAGCATAAATTCAAAATATCGAGTTAACCGGGCATTGTGCATCATCAGCTCAAGGGTCATACGAACAGAGTTAGAGCCAACAGCCATCTTGTAACCTTCCGCTTTGAGCCGGGAAAGCGCATATTCGTGGGCAAAGCGGGGGCGGCACTTTGTCTGAATCATGGACACCGTGTATTGCTGCTTCATTTCGTTGATAAAGCTGTGCAATGACTTGGGCAAACCCTTTTCAAGAGTCAACTTTTCAAGCTTTACCCTGGTTGGCAAGCCGTCGTAAGCGGTAAGATGCTCGTATCGGCTTATTTCATACCCAAAAAGGCTGAGAGCCTGATTCAACGCTTCATAGTGCCAATCCTTGGCTTCTATAAGCACACCATCCATATCAAAGAGGACAGCTTTAATTTTAGGCATGGAAAAACTCCGTTGCGGCTTCCGGCGTGTCGGTGCATAACATAAAACAATCAGAATGAAACTTACATTTTTTCAACGTATTCCACTGGGCTGATACACTTCGCTTGTGCAAGTCAGCAGAGACAACACAGACTTTTTTACCTTTGTCAATAAGTTCATCAACAAGGGGGGCATCATACCAGTCAGAATTGAAGCAATCCAACCACACACCATGGCTTTTTTCAAGAAGTACAGGCGTGGGCAATATATCGCTGTATCCGGTAAACACTGGCAGCCCCAAGCGAAGTTGCACCACCATATCGGGTATGGACATATCAAATGTAAATGCGTTTGTGTGTTTATACTTGCCCAGCAAAGCCCCGATTGCCTCGCCAAGGCCATCCGCCTTGATATTGATCGCAAGCGGTAGATTGCGCCCATCCATTATTTGCAGAACTTCTTCAAAAAGCATCTCGGTACCACACGGCATATCGTGCGAAATAACGAGTTTACCAGCGCAGTCCCTTACATCTGTTTCTGTTCCATACCCCATATCAAAACTGCGCACAAAGGCCTGACGCGTGTTTTTCTCGCCCGGATGTTTCCAGTACCCACGGTGTGAAAGAATGATCATTTCTTGACCCTTTGCGATACAGGATGCTTAACAAAAAAATTAAGATCTGAAGGGGTCCCCAACCCATACATCCCGTTATATTCTTCGCCAATCGGGAAAATACCAATTTTTTTCTGGTCACGAATCAGATAATTATAGCAAGGGCAGGTATAAAACTCATTATTAACACGGATATTATCAGCAATCATCTGTTCTGCAGAGCGCACAAGATCACGCCCTCGTGCAAAACCAAAAATCCCAACAGTGGCATCATGTGAAATAACTTTTTTTTCTGCCGTTTCAACAACCAGCCCGTTATCATCTGTCTTAGCATATGACCATTTGGGATCCTGGCTTTTCATCGTCATGATCAAACCATCCAGCTTTCTGTCTAGCATTGAAGCAATAAACTCGTTGATATCGCAATCAATAAATTGATCAGCATTAGCATTTAACAGGGGTTCATCATTGTCAAAAAACTTTTTTGCCAGCAAGGCAGTACAAACCTGCCCCTCGGTAATGCCATTTATACCTATAATTTCAACATGCTCAGCATAAGATGGAAGCTTTCTATTGAGGTCGTACGCTTCAATATGTTCCTGCTGACATATGAACACAAACCGATGTGGGCAAGAAGGGCGCAAGTTATCCACGACGACCTTGATCATGGGGACATCGTGAATAGGAATAAAGGGTTTGGGGGTTGTATATCCTGCATTTGCAAAACGACTGCCCCTGCCCGCCATCGGCAATACTATTGTAAGCATAAAGCCCTCCTTACGTGCTAAGCCTGCTGTGGTTGGCTTGGCACATGCACTTCATTCAGCTGTAAAAACTCTTCATACGAGGGCAGCACTTCTGCAACTGCCCCATGTTGCTTTATCTGCCCGTTATCAACCCAGTATAAAACATCACAGCCTTGAACAGTGGTCAATCTGTGAGCGACAACTATTATGGTAATATTTTTGCGAAGATTCAGGACTGTACGCTGTATAGCAGCCTCTGCCGCTCCATCCAGCGCGCTTGTAGCCTCATCAAAAAGTAAGATATCAGGATTAACGTAAAGCGCTCTGGCAATAGCAACACGCTGCACCTGCCCGCCAGAAAGACGCAGCCCATGGTCGCCCAACATCGTGTGAATTCCATCTGGCAGATCATCCAGAAAATCAATGGACGCCATCTGGCAGCACGCCCGCACCCTATCCTCGTCGGGAGGAGAACCCCATTCACTGAAGGCCACATTCTCAGCCAGCGTCGCATCAACTATATACGGGCTTTGGGGTACATAACCAATATTCAAAAAACCTGGCGAGGGAACTGCGCTGGCCCCGTCAACCAGCACTTTTCCAGAATCAACCCTCAAAAGGCCCGTCAACACGCCTACGAGTGTACTTTTACCGGCTCCCGACAGGCCAATCAACCCGACCATAGAACCTTTGCGTATTGTAAGGCTGACATTTTTCAATGACGCGCTACTTGCATTGGGGTATGTAAAAGAGACATCCTGCAATTCAAGTGAATGTGCATATGCTCTGCGTGTATCACCTTCAACTGCGCTGGAAGAAATATCCTTGTAATTTTCCAACAGTTTCTGAACCATGTAACTGTTGGCTTTGAGTTGCAGAATGCCGCCGACTATCTTGTTCATAGCTGGCAATATTCGCCATGAAGTGGCCGCCATGAGCGAGAGAGTGCCAGTAATACTGGCTACGCTTTCGCCCCGAAAAACCATAAAAATAACTCCTGCCAGCAAAAGCAGCATTCCAAGGGATTCCAGAACCCAGTTGGGAATGGGGGCATATGCTATTTGCCTTGTTGCCCCCGTGATCACGGGAGCGGAACGCTTGATCAAACTGTTATAGAAAGCAGATCCTTGACGATATATCTGCACTTCACGGATACCGTATAGCGCGGCGTGAACAACCTTATCTGCAGCGATGCCAGAATTTGCAACAAGCTCGCCGGCATCTCGTATTTTACGTTGCGTGGCTCGGTATACAAACAGAGCAACAACCGTAGCCACCCCATATAGTATAACTGACACTATTGGTGCCGCAACAAGGGCCCCAACCAGCAGAAGTATTATTATGCCAGCCTGACTAAACACCTGCAGAGCGCCCAAGGAAAAATATCCTACATATGATCTCCATTGCACTTGTCCAATCAGCTCGGCAGGATTTTTTTGCGTATGCCAGACATACGGTTCGCGCAGATAGCTGCCAAATATTTTTGTAGCAACATCCCAGGACATGGACTGCGACACTTCGCCCTGCCAGTAGGTCATCAGAGCAGTAATAATATTTTTCAATACCGTTGCAATACAGACCATGCTCATCAAAAGAATCAGCAACCGGATACTGCTTGGGATATCGTCGCCAAAACTGGGCAGCATTTGATATATTCGCCACAGGGGAGCAATTTTTTCCAGACTGTCAGGCGCAGCCAAAGCAACACCCAACAATGATATGGCACCAGCCAAAGCCAATTCCACAATACTTTGCGCGAGCATCCCAACGGTCAGCCAGCGCAACTGGCGCTGACGCAATACAGGCAGCATTGCGTAAATTTTTTTCAGACTGGCAATCATATTCACAAAAAATCTTCCTCTCACGCGTTATGATTCAAAAGACATCATTCTAAAATATAAAAGATGAAAAAACGTCAGAAGCGTCCTCGATATAGCAGCAAAAAACTACATCGAGTAACAAAGGATGCCCTTGAATCATCAATCAGCAGAATTCGTTCGCTGAAATGGTTGGAGAAAATATATGCCGACATTTATTGTCTTTTGGAAAAATCGCTGTACGCATCGCGCAAACCTTCTTCAAGCCCTACGCGCGGTTTCCAGCCCATGCCCAAAAGTCTGCCTGAATCCATCAGCTTGCGGGGGGTACCATCCGGTTTTGAGGGGTCGGTAACGATGTTGCCGTTAAACCCCACAACCTTGGCAACCAGATGGGCTGTTTCCAGAATGGAGTGTTCCACTCCGCTACCCACATTCACATGCTCAAAGTCAGAATAGTTTTCAAGCAAAAATACGCAGGCTTCCGCCATGTCGTCCACGTGCAGAAATTCGCGTAGGGCTTTGCCTGTACCCCAAATGGCAACCTCTGAGGCCCCGCGTTCTTTTGCTTCATGAAAACGGCGGATAAGCCCAGGAATCACATGGCTGTTTTCCGGGTGATAGTTGTCGCCAGGGCCATACAGATTGGTGGGCATGGCGCTGATGGCATCAAAGCCATACTGCCTGCGGTAGGCCTGGCACATCTTGATGCCCGAGATTTTGGCCAGTGCGTAGGCATCGTTGGTCGGTTCCAGCGGCCCGGTGAGCAGATACTCTTCCTTGATGGGTTGCGGGCACATCTTGGGGTAAATGCACGATGAGCCGAGAAACAGCAGTTTTTTGCAGCCGTTGCGGTATGCGCTGTCGATGACGTTGTTCTGGATTTGCAGGTTCTGGTAAATGAACTCTGCGGGATATGCGGCATTGGCGTGGATGCCCCCCACCTTGGCTGCGGCCAGAATCACCACGTCAGGCCTGTGCTGGGCAAAAAAAGCCCGCACCCCGGCCTGATCGCACAAATCCAGTTCCGCATGCGTGCGGGTGATCTGCCGCTCATAGCCAGAACGCGCCAAGGCGCGACACAGAGCGCTACCCACCAGACCCCGATGGCCAGCCACATAGACCAGAACATCCTTATGCATGGTTTACTCGTTGTGGCTGAAGGTTTTAAAGCCAGCCACTTTGCACACGGCGTCGCGCATGCTCAGGGCCAGATCTTCGCGCGCCATTTCGGCAACCATGTCTTCAAAGGAGGTTTTCGGCTCCCAACCCAGCTTTTCCTTGGCTTTGGCCGGCTGGCCCAGCAGGGTTTCCACTTCGGTGGGGCGGAAGTAGCGCGGGTCAACGCGCACAATAACATCGCCGGGTTTGAGATGGCATTCCAGCCCCTGACGGTTGCCAGCGACCTGCTGCAATCGGCTCACGTCAATGCTTGCCACCGTGCCGGTTTCCTCCACGCCAGTGCCCTGCCAGCTGAGGCGGACGCCAAGCTCTGCGGCTGCGGCATTGACAAAATCGCGCACAGAAAACTGCCGCCCGGTAGCGATCACAAAATCATCGGGCTGTTCCTGCTGCAACATAAGCCACTGCATTTCAACGTAATCACGGGCGTGACCCCAGTCGCGCTTGGCGTCCATGTTGCCGAGGTACAGGCACTCCTGCAAGCCAAGCACCATGCGCGACATGGCGCGGGTGATCTTGCGGGTCACAAAGGTTTCACCGCGGATGGGTGATTCGTGATTGAAAAGAATGCCGTTGCAGGCATACATGCCGTAAGCTTCACGGTAGTTGACCGTAATCCAGTAGGCGTAAAGCTTGGCGCAGGCGTAGGGAGAACGCGGATAGAATGGCGTTTTTTCCGTCTGCGGCACTTCCTGCACCAGCCCAAAAAGCTCAGAGGTAGAGGCCTGATAAAAACGCGTGGTCCCCGTGAGTCCGGCAATACGGATGGCCTCAAGCAGACGCAGGGTTCCGAGGGCATCCACATCCGCAGTGTATTCGGGCGACTCAAAAGAAACCTGCACATGGCTCTGCGCCGCCAGATTATACACCTCGTCCGGCTTTACTTCCTGCATCAGACGCACCAGATTGCTGGAGTCGCTCAGGTCTCCATAATGCAGAATAAAGCGCCGCCGATTGGCATGCGGGTCTTCATACAGATGGTCAATGCGGTCGGTGTTGAACAACGAGGCGCGCCTTTTGATGCCATGCACCTCGTAGCCCTTCTGCAACAGAAACTCCGCGAGGTAAGCCCCATCCTGACCAGTGATGCCGGTTATAAGCGCTTTTTTCATAATTTCAGTATATTGTCTTTTTGATAGTGAAGCTACGAGGGCTGAAACTCCCTACTGGCAGCAAGGAGGCGGGTAAAATACCTTGCAAGGCTACCATTGTCCACTGGTTGAAGCGGTCGTGCCGTAGCCATACTGCCAGCAATGCTACCCTTCCCGCCCGTACACATCGGCAAAACGCACGATATCGTCCTCGCCCAGATAAGAGCCGGACTGGATTTCGATAAGCACCAGAGGGATAACCCCAGGATTTTTCAAGCGATGCATGGTGCCGACTGGTATGTAGGTCGACTGGTTTTCTGTAAACAGTTTAACCAGATCGCCGTTGGTCACTTCTGCCGTGCCGCTCACTACGACCCAATGCTCAGCGCGGTGGTGGTGCATCTGCAAAGAAAGCTCGGCACCCGGGTTCACAATGATGCGCTTGACCTGAAAACGCCCGTCCATGACAAGAGTTTCATAGCTGCCCCAAGGGCGGTACACCAGGGGATGTTGCCTGCATTCGGGCCGCTGTGCGCTTTGCAGGCGGCCAACAATCTTTTTTACGTCCTGCACACGGTCGCGCGGCGCTACAAGCACGGCATCCTGCGTTTCCACAACCACAAGCCCGCTCACGCCTATGGCCGCCAGCAGCCTGTGGTTGGCGTTAAAATAGCAATCCTCGGCACCCTCGGTCATAACATCGCCGGAGCATACGTTGCCGGAATCGTCTTGCTGCCCTATCTGATAAAAGGCTTCCCACGAACCAAGGTCGCTCCAGCTGACGCCCAGCGGCACAACAGCCGCAAGATCCGTTTGCTCCATGACCGCATAGTCTATGGAATCAGACGGAGAGGAAAGAAACGCCTCGCTGTCCGGGCGGAAAAAAGCCTGATCATCCTTGCGGCCCATCCAGGCGGCATTGCAGGCGGCGTATATCTGGGGAGCAAAACGTTCCAGCTCTTTCAGATACACAGAAGCCCGCAACATAAACATGCCGCTGTTCCACGAATAACCGCCCTTGGACAGCATGCCTGCAGCTTTGTCCGCATCTGGTTTTTCCACAAAACGGGCAACCCGGTAGCCGTTCACGCCGAGAGCCTCGCCTTGTTCAATGTAGCCAAAGCCGGTTTCCGGACCGGTGGGTGCTATGCCAAAGGTAACAATACGCCCCTGTTCCGCC
Proteins encoded in this region:
- a CDS encoding HAD family hydrolase, producing the protein MPKIKAVLFDMDGVLIEAKDWHYEALNQALSLFGYEISRYEHLTAYDGLPTRVKLEKLTLEKGLPKSLHSFINEMKQQYTVSMIQTKCRPRFAHEYALSRLKAEGYKMAVGSNSVRMTLELMMHNARLTRYFEFMLSNEDVAKAKPSPEIYSTAMKRLGLDPDECLIVEDNENGIKAAIGSGGHLMQVATVDDVTYEGIKKRIAEIEKGESPCK
- a CDS encoding glycosyltransferase family 2 protein, whose protein sequence is MLTIVLPMAGRGSRFANAGYTTPKPFIPIHDVPMIKVVVDNLRPSCPHRFVFICQQEHIEAYDLNRKLPSYAEHVEIIGINGITEGQVCTALLAKKFFDNDEPLLNANADQFIDCDINEFIASMLDRKLDGLIMTMKSQDPKWSYAKTDDNGLVVETAEKKVISHDATVGIFGFARGRDLVRSAEQMIADNIRVNNEFYTCPCYNYLIRDQKKIGIFPIGEEYNGMYGLGTPSDLNFFVKHPVSQRVKK
- a CDS encoding ABC transporter ATP-binding protein, translating into MIASLKKIYAMLPVLRQRQLRWLTVGMLAQSIVELALAGAISLLGVALAAPDSLEKIAPLWRIYQMLPSFGDDIPSSIRLLILLMSMVCIATVLKNIITALMTYWQGEVSQSMSWDVATKIFGSYLREPYVWHTQKNPAELIGQVQWRSYVGYFSLGALQVFSQAGIIILLLVGALVAAPIVSVILYGVATVVALFVYRATQRKIRDAGELVANSGIAADKVVHAALYGIREVQIYRQGSAFYNSLIKRSAPVITGATRQIAYAPIPNWVLESLGMLLLLAGVIFMVFRGESVASITGTLSLMAATSWRILPAMNKIVGGILQLKANSYMVQKLLENYKDISSSAVEGDTRRAYAHSLELQDVSFTYPNASSASLKNVSLTIRKGSMVGLIGLSGAGKSTLVGVLTGLLRVDSGKVLVDGASAVPSPGFLNIGYVPQSPYIVDATLAENVAFSEWGSPPDEDRVRACCQMASIDFLDDLPDGIHTMLGDHGLRLSGGQVQRVAIARALYVNPDILLFDEATSALDGAAEAAIQRTVLNLRKNITIIVVAHRLTTVQGCDVLYWVDNGQIKQHGAVAEVLPSYEEFLQLNEVHVPSQPQQA
- a CDS encoding GDP-L-fucose synthase family protein, which gives rise to MHKDVLVYVAGHRGLVGSALCRALARSGYERQITRTHAELDLCDQAGVRAFFAQHRPDVVILAAAKVGGIHANAAYPAEFIYQNLQIQNNVIDSAYRNGCKKLLFLGSSCIYPKMCPQPIKEEYLLTGPLEPTNDAYALAKISGIKMCQAYRRQYGFDAISAMPTNLYGPGDNYHPENSHVIPGLIRRFHEAKERGASEVAIWGTGKALREFLHVDDMAEACVFLLENYSDFEHVNVGSGVEHSILETAHLVAKVVGFNGNIVTDPSKPDGTPRKLMDSGRLLGMGWKPRVGLEEGLRDAYSDFSKRQ
- the gmd gene encoding GDP-mannose 4,6-dehydratase → MKKALITGITGQDGAYLAEFLLQKGYEVHGIKRRASLFNTDRIDHLYEDPHANRRRFILHYGDLSDSSNLVRLMQEVKPDEVYNLAAQSHVQVSFESPEYTADVDALGTLRLLEAIRIAGLTGTTRFYQASTSELFGLVQEVPQTEKTPFYPRSPYACAKLYAYWITVNYREAYGMYACNGILFNHESPIRGETFVTRKITRAMSRMVLGLQECLYLGNMDAKRDWGHARDYVEMQWLMLQQEQPDDFVIATGRQFSVRDFVNAAAAELGVRLSWQGTGVEETGTVASIDVSRLQQVAGNRQGLECHLKPGDVIVRVDPRYFRPTEVETLLGQPAKAKEKLGWEPKTSFEDMVAEMAREDLALSMRDAVCKVAGFKTFSHNE
- a CDS encoding mannose-1-phosphate guanylyltransferase/mannose-6-phosphate isomerase, which gives rise to MQNIAPVILCGGSGTRLWPLSRETYPKQFVDMGGGKTLFKDTVLRAKHTPDSMEPVIVCNEAHRFYVTAELYECGVHGKILLEPAPRNTAPAIALAAFALKEDGADPLMLILPSDHAIGDEGLFFEGVKRAAALAEQGRIVTFGIAPTGPETGFGYIEQGEALGVNGYRVARFVEKPDADKAAGMLSKGGYSWNSGMFMLRASVYLKELERFAPQIYAACNAAWMGRKDDQAFFRPDSEAFLSSPSDSIDYAVMEQTDLAAVVPLGVSWSDLGSWEAFYQIGQQDDSGNVCSGDVMTEGAEDCYFNANHRLLAAIGVSGLVVVETQDAVLVAPRDRVQDVKKIVGRLQSAQRPECRQHPLVYRPWGSYETLVMDGRFQVKRIIVNPGAELSLQMHHHRAEHWVVVSGTAEVTNGDLVKLFTENQSTYIPVGTMHRLKNPGVIPLVLIEIQSGSYLGEDDIVRFADVYGREG